AGCAAAGGAATCATGACATCGTAACTGGTTCGGGAATGTCAGCTGACAAGTTTCTTACAACGCTTTCTTTATCGACTGCCATCAGCAAACTTACCCGGAACTGATTTGGAAATACATGGTACTTTAGCAGAGTGtgtactgttctcttaatttactgaAATCAGGACCACATCAAATGAAAAGTATCCTCTTCGGCCCAATCTTTGCACAGAAGAAATCTAAATCTACATGAGCATGACTGTCCTATTCACAATAGCGATTTTGAGTGTTTTCTGTTATGTGTAATCTTAATCTTGCCATTGTTCGTTTTAAATGACGTTTTGTCAAAGCTCATTTGCAAATACTTTTTTACTTCATGCATGGTATAAAATGTTCTATACATTTCAAATCGGTCgctgtttttttatgttaaaattCCGTTTCTGAAACATAAAATTCATCCGTCTTTAAAATTCAtggatatatacttttttttcttcgttttttctgaACACCTTGATTCACCCAAGTGGTATAACTTCCAGCGAATGTTTGACTCCCAGTTTCCTTTACCTATTTCATCTCAATCCAAAAACATTTTATAGGCTTTTCATAGCAGTCTACGGATAtccattcagagagacagacagacagttaaatatacagacagacaacaagagacaCGGAAATagacacaacagagagacaggtacagggggaaaatacagagagaaagtacatgagtgtgtgtgtgtgtgtgtgtgcgcgcgcgcgcgcgcgcgcatgcaccccTGACCTGTGCGCATTTATGATATTAAAAGCAAACCACTACGTTACCGCCAGTGGTGACgatttctttctcactttcaaaCAACAAACTCTAATcgttgtcttttctctttcttccagaAAAAGTCAGTTTCATTGATCGTGACCGTCGACAATGGAGACCGACTGAAAGTAGCTACGCCACAAGGGGAATTTCCATAACCCCCATCGATGGAAATACGAATAGGTGTTTCTCCACTAGTCCCAGCAAAGGAAACGAACGTGGAGATCCGTACTGGCAAGTGGACTTGGAGGAGCCAGTCACTATACAGCTGATTACGCTCTATGCCTGTTCCAgttgtaagttgttgttgttgttttgtttcgttgttgttttgtgtgtttttactaAATCTCTTGAACGGGAGGGTAGGTAGAATTGGAATTTatttcattaaggccaaagccccatatgaaggggtatgaacataacaacattttctaatgtatgtatatatatatatatatatgtgtgtgtgtgtgtgtgtgtgtgtatagagagagagagagtaggtggaagGAAGGGTGAGAGGGTGGTGCGCACTGCATGGCTGGCTGGATGATCTGGTGAACTGGTGGGTTGATGttgttctgtgtgtcagtgtttgtttcgtttgtttgtttgttttcctctttttttcttttcttaatttctttttttatctgatCAGTGTCAGTGCACAGTGGTGTCCATTCAGAAAACaccgtgactctgtgtgtgtgtgtgtgtgtgtgtgtgtgtgtgtgtgtgtgtgtgtgtgtgtgtgtacgtgcgtgcgtgtgtgtgtgtgtgtgtgtgtgtgtgtgtgtgtgtgtgcccgcgagcATCAAAGAACAGAACAGTTAGAGTAAAATagaaccaaagaaaacaaaacaaaacaacaaaataaaatgaagtgaaataaacaaaacagaatagaCACGTATACCAATCCCGTTCTTGGATTTTCTTTTGCAGACTGGTATGAACTAAAAAATGTGGAGGTGTACATTGATGAGCAGTTCGTGGGTCAGGTCAGTGACGTTTCGCTTTCAAGGGTCATCAACATCACGACAGGGCTGCCCATGACCGGCCAGAAGGTCAAACTCACCAAGCCCGGAGGTCCGCACCAGGCCTTGAGCGTTGCCGAGGTGGAGATCTATGGTGAGTCACGTGCcctgtgacaatgacaacaacgatgacgacggcaacgacgatgatgatgatgatgatggtggtggtggtggtggtggtagtactttGTAGTCATGATAGTGTGGGtgaaggtgataatgatgatttgtatttgtatttctttttatcacaacaaatttctctgtgtgaaattcgggctgctctccccagggagagcgcgtcgctacactacagcgccacccatttttttgtattttttcctgcgtgcagttttatttgtttttccttatcgaagtggatttttctacagaattttgccaggaacaacccttttgttgccatgggttcttttacgtgcgcaaagtgcatgctgcacacgggacctcggtttatcgtctcatccgaatgactagcgtccagaccaccactcaaggtctagtggagggggagaaaatatctgcggctgaacagtgattcgaaccagcgcgctcagattctctcgcttcctaggcggacgcgttacctctaggccatcactccacataatgatgataaaagtgatagtggtggtggtggtggtagtggtattttGTGGTGGAGGTaataatgaggagaaggagatgaagggtggagatgatgatggtggtggtggtagtgatggtggctgtggtggaGGCAAACCTCATGACATATGCTACACCCGAATTTAACAACCTCAAGCAATGGTCAGTTTTCGCCTCACCTCACCTTTACCCAAACCATTAACaaaaggagacaacaacaacaataacagcaacaacaacaaaagctgatgTATGGGCAGATCAATAAATAATCAGCTGACATGAACGATAGCACTGCTGCTGTGCATGTCACGACAAAGATgaaacgactactactactactattcctgctgcttctgctgctgctgcagaaacTACGACTTCTACTTCCAACACTGCTgctgccatcatcaccaccaccaccaccacactaccaccactaccaccactactactactactactactactactactactactgctgctgctgttgctgacgcTATCAATGCAAGTTCTTTCTACAGCACCAcactgtgatgatgacgataatggtgtaACATCACATATGGGTttggatgaaaaagaaaggaaagtggAAATAAGACCCccatctctgtgcctgtgtgtatgtgcgcgcgcgcatacattgtgtgtgcatatgttccccctccctctctgtctctcgtgtctATACgcatgaagaagatcaaatacgttaaTGATCATGTAATCCATATCGGCGTTCAGTGgcgtatggaaacaagaacacatccagcatgtAAACCCCCCCAAACTTTGTGGACTTTCAACGAACTCTTGTGCATGTTTTTCGTATGTCAATGATGTTGACTGCTCTACGTAGTGAAAGAACATACTCCCTACAAAATGTGAATCGTTCCGTGGCTAGTGACAGTCCTATGTGTAGATATTGTGGATATTGAACTCGAGACAGTGCACTATATGCACTGTGCACACACTGAGCTTCAGACAGTGTACTGTGCACACACTGAGCTagagacagtgtactgtgcaCACACTGAGCTAGAGACAGTGTACTGAGCACACACTGAGCTTGAGACAGTGTACTGTGCACACATTGAGCTagagacagtgtactgtgcacacactgagctagagacagtgtactgtgcacacactgagctagagacagtgtactgtgcacacattgagctagagacagtgcactgtgcacacattgagctagagacagtgtactgtgcacacattgagctagagacagtgcactgtgcacacattgagctagagacagtgcactgtgcacacattgagctagagacagtgtactgtgcacacattgagctagagacagtgtactgtgcacacattgagctagagacagtgtactgtgcaCACATTGAGCTACAGACAGTGTACTGTGCACACATTGAGCTagagacagtgtactgtgcaCACATTGAGCTACAGACAGTGTACTGTGCACACATTGAGCTACAGACAGTGTACTGTGCACACATTGAGCTACAGACAATGTACTGTGCACACAATGAGCTagagacagtgtactgtgcacacattgagctagagacagtgcactgtgcacacactcagctagagacagtgtactgtgcaCACATTGAGATACAGTGTACTGTACACACACTGAGCTagagacagtgtactgtgcacacattgaactagagacagtgtactgtgcacacactgagctagagacagtgtactgtgcacacactgagctagagacagtgtactgtgcacacactgagctagagacagtgcactgtgcacacattgagctagagacagtgtactgtgcacacactgagctagagacagtgtactgtgcacacactgagctagagacagtgtactgtgcacacattgagatagagacagtgcacactgcacacactgagctagagacagtgtactgtgcaCACAATGAACTAGACAGTGTACTGTGCACACAATGAACTAGAGTCAGTGTACTGTGCACACAATGAGCTAGAGACAGTGCACTGTGCACATATTGAGGTAGAGACAGTGCACTGTGCACatattgagatagagagagtgcactgtgcacacactgagctagagacagtgtactgtgcaCACAATGAGCTAGAGACAGTGCACTGTGCACACATTGAGCTAGAGACAGTGCACTGCGCACACATTGAGCTagagacagtgtactgtgcacacattgagctagagacagtgtactgtgcaCACAATGAACTAGAGACAGTGTACTTTGCACACATTGAGCTAGAGACAGTGTACTTTGCACACATTGAGCTGGAGACAGAGTACTGTGCACACAATGAACTagagacagtgtactgtgcaCACATTGAGCTAGAGACAGAGTATTGTGCACACACTGAGCTAGAGACAGTGTACTTTGCACACATTGAGCTGGAGACAGAGTACTGTGCACACAATGAACTagagacagtgtactgtgcaCACATTGAGCTAGAGACAGTGTACTTTGCACACATTGAGCTGGAGACAGAGTACTGTGCACACAATGAACGagagacagtgtactgtgcaCACAATGAACTagagacagtgtactgtgcaCACAGTGAGCTAGTGACAGTGTACTGTGCACACAATGAACTAGAGACAGTGTACTGTGTACACAATGAACTagagacagtgtactgtgcaCACATTGAGCTGGAGACAGAGTACCGTGCACACAATGAACGagagacagtgtactgtgcaCACAATGAACTagagacagtgtactgtgcaCACAGTGAGCTAGTGACAGTGTACTGTGCACACAATGAACTAGAGACAGTGTACTGTGTACACAATGAACTagagacagtgtactgtgcaCACATTGAGCTGGAGACAGAGTACTGTGCACACAATGAACTagagacagtgtactgtgcaCACATTGAGCTGGAGACAGAGTACTGTGCACACAATGAACTagagacagtgtactgtgcaCTCACTGAGGACGTTGATCTGATATAAATGTTGATTTGTCGGTTGGGGTGTCGATGTGGAATGCATGGGCGCCAGTTGTGTGATTGTCTATGctgatgtgtgtatgcatgcttgtttGTTCACATTCTTGAGTGTCCGGCATACCAATTtcaactcacccccaccccaccccacccccaccttcacaagCATGCATGTATTTGGAGTCGGTAGCAAGTGGGAGTAAGAACTGAGACTGGATCATCTGGACGAGATGTGTATGCAGCATGATTttagagtgagcgtgtgtgtgtgtgtatgtgtgtgtgtgtgtgaaataacaaCTATGGCTTTTGATGAAACAGTCCTGTTAATTCTGATGAATAATTTCCTGTGAATGTTTTCACCattaatttaataataataataataataataataataataataataataataataataataatgataataatattataataataataatggatacttatatagcacactatccagaaatttgctctaggtgctttacaaaaacgcttttgttaacataaaacattacatctatgttacatatacacaccaaaatgtgagtacacacacacacacacacacacacacacacacacacacacacacacacactgtatacatacattttaacgtacatgtgtatgtaacagctaccctaacacatacgcacacataggcaggcacaaactacataaacacacacacacacacaagatacacattcatatacatgtatgtagttatgtacacatacatatgtatacacacgcaaaggaagtggacctgccacaattgaacttattgctgagggaaaaggtgagttttgagacgatatTTAAAAGATGCgggggaatcagaataacggagtttatcagggagcttgttccacgtctttggcgattgaaaagaaaacgatctgtgtccataggtcttacttctgaggTGAGGTATatagaggagttcagaaagatacttggggccagatccgttgactgcagaaaaggtcagagtggatagcttatagtctattcgatcagaaacagacaaccagtggagagactgaaggagaggagaaacatggtcaaatttagaagctctgcaaatgagtctggcagcgttattctgaattcgttagagtctgtctaacagatatttgggaaggccggtcaaaaagagagttgcagtaatccaatcttgagagaaccagagagcatacaagtgtcttggttgcatcggttgagagatagtggcggatagagctgattctacgcagttccaaataggcaacttcaCAGATATTCGAAtgtgtgctgttggaaggaaagagactggtctaggattacaccgagactgcgaacagaaggagaaagtgaaacaggtgtgttattgatcagaacagagtcaggaaaggaaggatgttgacgaaacttctttggacaggttatcataaattcagtcttatcatcctTTAGTTGCAGCTCGTTGAGAGtaatccagtcctttaggccagcaatgtactcctgtgtttgagtcaccagtgcatcaaattcataatttgagagagagaaaaaaaaaaagatcagtataAATGTTGAAACGTTCTTTACATATCTTTGTGAAGCAATGTCTGTGAATGCTGTGGTCTATGACGAGCGTTTCATGCAACCTGCAGTCATCTCGCATACCCTTCAGTAATGACAGCAATGGTGTTCAGTGGGAATTGCCCGTGGACACACACAGGTGGGAGGGAACTGTTTTCTGGCTATGGTGTGAAAGCAAAGGACTGTCAAGGCTTGGTGAACACAAGATGATGTACTGTCAGATGAGAACCCAGTTTCAGTCAGATCATATGCAGAAAAGACACTGGTGGTGTGCTTCATTcacagaacatatatatatatacgtacatccATGACCTTTCAGACTGTTTGTGTTGCTTCTATCGTTGTTCTttactgttggtttttttc
This genomic interval from Babylonia areolata isolate BAREFJ2019XMU chromosome 8, ASM4173473v1, whole genome shotgun sequence contains the following:
- the LOC143285264 gene encoding uncharacterized protein LOC143285264; translation: MMARSLAWITVLWALCLQESLQQHLQKVSFIDRDRRQWRPTESSYATRGISITPIDGNTNRCFSTSPSKGNERGDPYWQVDLEEPVTIQLITLYACSSYWYELKNVEVYIDEQFVGQVSDVSLSRVINITTGLPMTGQKVKLTKPGGPHQALSVAEVEIYECQNGYYGEGCKERCGEGCRYGWCDKTNGHCECELGWTGEKCDGT